In Spirosoma aureum, a single genomic region encodes these proteins:
- a CDS encoding ABC transporter permease produces the protein MARKLPSTQPERSSPPRWADWLLRWFVAPHLLEYLQGDLHELFHKRSQQVSRAQARSEYVWAVLQCLTPFFHNSLRERDQYYSQYLKPTNTTMLRNFLKIAWRNLMLNKAFTAINMVGLAIGLTCFMLIAVFVDNELSFDKYPTDAKNIYRVQVSVAGNGDVVVYPNVDAGVGKGIQGAFPEVKASTRFMPVSDYIQYKENQFKEAHLAFADSNFLSLFSISFLKGNAARALIAPNSIVISKAFAQKYFGNEEPIGKSLAVGTQRTAFTVTGVIDKVPDNSHFHTDAFLSLSTHHIANPTWSNVGFYTYLELNDKADPKKLEAKFPQLVAKYVVPEVQRDMGVSLAQAQKSVETFRFSLQPLTDIHLYSNTKYELEPNGDIKYVYIFSALALFILLLACINFTNLSTAQAAKRSREVGIRKVMGSIKNQIVFQFLTESILLTLLAMVCAYGLLFLLLPYFDQVANKQISFSFFLSYQSILTLFLASLLSGILAGAYPAFFLSSFSIINTLKGAFFGNSSQKKPLHSGLIVFQFSISTILLIATIVVYKQLQYMQTKKLGYDKDQVIALPDTRLLGAKQLAFKEQLAQNSHVVAASLSRYTPGGNMMDGTQIYPKNETSNGAEIHANIFHVDYDYLHTLGIQVVQGRNFSRDFPTDTISGVLINESAVHELGWKGTNPIGKSVVRSGNQEFKIIGVVKDFNYVSVKQKVAPLMLLMGQNAGGMVLKIKTTDVPGFLADLKTQWEAFSPNGPLEYHFLDEQFATFYASEQRTQQLFSAFALLAVIIASLGLFALSAFVIEQRTKEIGIRKVMGASVPGIVQLLVKDFVRLVFIAVVIASPIAWYAMHHWLQDFAYRIEVEWWMLALSGLIALTIALLTVSYQSIKAALMNPVKSLRRE, from the coding sequence ATGGCTCGAAAGCTTCCTTCTACTCAACCTGAACGCTCCTCACCGCCCCGCTGGGCCGATTGGCTCTTGAGGTGGTTCGTAGCTCCCCACTTGCTGGAGTACCTGCAGGGCGATTTGCATGAGCTATTCCACAAGCGTAGTCAGCAGGTAAGCCGGGCGCAGGCCCGAAGCGAGTATGTCTGGGCGGTGTTGCAATGTCTGACTCCGTTTTTCCATAACTCGCTCCGTGAGCGTGATCAATACTATTCGCAATACCTTAAACCAACCAATACGACGATGCTGCGGAACTTTTTGAAAATTGCCTGGCGGAATTTAATGTTAAATAAAGCCTTTACAGCTATCAATATGGTGGGGTTAGCCATAGGGTTGACTTGTTTCATGCTCATCGCGGTGTTTGTCGACAATGAACTGAGTTTTGACAAATACCCCACCGATGCCAAAAACATCTACCGAGTACAGGTATCGGTAGCTGGCAATGGCGATGTGGTTGTTTACCCCAATGTCGATGCGGGGGTGGGCAAGGGCATACAAGGGGCGTTTCCCGAAGTGAAAGCCTCGACAAGGTTTATGCCTGTTAGCGACTATATTCAGTATAAAGAAAATCAGTTTAAGGAAGCACACCTGGCTTTTGCCGATTCCAATTTTCTGTCACTGTTTTCGATTTCATTCCTCAAAGGGAATGCGGCAAGGGCTCTGATAGCGCCCAATAGTATTGTTATTTCGAAAGCGTTTGCCCAGAAATATTTTGGTAATGAAGAACCGATAGGGAAGTCCCTGGCAGTGGGTACACAACGGACAGCATTTACTGTGACGGGAGTTATCGATAAAGTACCCGACAATTCACACTTTCATACCGATGCATTTCTAAGCTTATCGACCCATCATATTGCCAATCCGACCTGGAGCAACGTTGGTTTTTATACGTATCTGGAACTGAACGACAAAGCCGATCCGAAAAAACTGGAAGCGAAATTTCCACAACTGGTGGCCAAATACGTGGTGCCGGAAGTACAGCGGGATATGGGCGTTAGCCTGGCCCAGGCTCAGAAATCGGTCGAAACATTTCGATTTTCATTACAACCGCTTACCGATATTCATCTGTACTCAAATACAAAGTATGAACTGGAGCCGAATGGCGATATTAAATATGTGTATATTTTCTCCGCGTTGGCGCTGTTTATTCTGTTACTGGCCTGCATCAACTTTACCAACCTCTCGACTGCACAAGCGGCAAAACGTTCCCGGGAAGTAGGGATTCGGAAGGTGATGGGGTCGATCAAGAATCAGATCGTTTTCCAGTTTCTGACCGAATCGATCCTGCTGACACTGCTGGCAATGGTGTGTGCCTATGGCTTGTTGTTCCTGCTATTACCCTATTTCGATCAGGTGGCCAATAAACAGATCAGCTTCTCTTTCTTTCTGAGTTATCAGTCTATTCTCACCCTCTTTCTGGCGAGCTTATTATCGGGTATACTGGCGGGAGCTTATCCGGCATTTTTCCTGTCGTCGTTCAGCATTATTAACACATTGAAAGGCGCATTTTTTGGAAATAGCTCACAGAAAAAACCGCTGCATAGTGGGTTGATTGTATTCCAGTTTTCAATTTCGACCATCCTGTTGATTGCTACCATCGTCGTCTATAAGCAGTTGCAGTACATGCAGACTAAAAAGCTGGGTTACGATAAAGACCAGGTGATTGCCCTGCCCGATACCCGTTTACTAGGTGCTAAGCAACTGGCTTTTAAAGAGCAACTGGCGCAGAACTCACATGTTGTTGCGGCCAGCCTGTCGCGATATACGCCGGGTGGAAATATGATGGACGGGACGCAGATTTACCCGAAAAACGAAACCTCGAACGGTGCCGAGATTCACGCCAATATTTTTCACGTTGACTATGATTACCTGCACACCCTGGGTATACAAGTGGTACAGGGGCGAAATTTCTCCCGAGACTTTCCGACTGATACAATTTCGGGCGTGCTTATCAATGAATCGGCGGTTCATGAGCTAGGATGGAAAGGGACCAATCCTATCGGTAAGTCGGTGGTTCGTTCGGGAAATCAGGAGTTTAAGATCATCGGTGTCGTTAAGGATTTCAATTATGTATCAGTCAAGCAGAAAGTGGCTCCACTCATGCTGCTAATGGGCCAAAATGCGGGCGGTATGGTGCTGAAAATCAAAACCACGGATGTGCCTGGGTTTCTGGCCGATCTGAAGACCCAATGGGAGGCTTTTAGCCCAAACGGACCGCTTGAGTACCACTTTTTGGACGAACAGTTTGCCACCTTTTATGCCAGCGAACAACGCACCCAGCAGTTATTCTCAGCCTTTGCGTTGCTTGCCGTTATAATTGCCAGTCTTGGGTTGTTTGCACTGTCGGCCTTCGTCATTGAGCAGCGTACCAAAGAAATCGGTATTCGTAAAGTGATGGGGGCTTCCGTACCGGGTATTGTGCAATTGCTAGTAAAGGACTTTGTCCGGCTGGTTTTTATTGCCGTTGTGATTGCCTCGCCTATTGCCTGGTATGCCATGCATCACTGGTTGCAGGATTTTGCTTATCGGATCGAGGTCGAATGGTGGATGTTAGCACTTTCAGGTCTAATAGCCCTCACCATTGCCTTGCTGACGGTTAGTTACCAAAGTATCAAAGCGGCCTTGATGAATCCCGTGAAGAGCTTACGAAGAGAATAA
- a CDS encoding helix-turn-helix domain-containing protein: MGQIAKPFVLSEADLTTLDQLVRKGKDAARKLTRARALQFSHQGQHPLQISQSLGISLATVFNLRKRFQQEGLQRAIGEKARPGQPRKVTPQVEAHITQIACSEAPDGRTRWTASLINERLVKLEIHIDDESVRLALKKVSSSHGSKSNAGPPGGASGK; the protein is encoded by the coding sequence ATGGGCCAAATCGCTAAACCGTTTGTGCTGTCGGAAGCCGATCTCACAACGCTTGACCAACTCGTTCGTAAAGGGAAAGACGCTGCCCGTAAGTTGACCCGAGCCAGAGCCTTGCAGTTTTCCCATCAGGGGCAACACCCACTACAGATTAGCCAATCGTTGGGTATCAGTCTGGCCACGGTCTTCAACTTGCGTAAACGCTTTCAGCAAGAGGGTTTGCAAAGAGCCATTGGTGAGAAAGCCCGACCCGGCCAACCCCGCAAAGTGACCCCCCAAGTGGAGGCTCATATCACTCAAATCGCCTGTAGTGAGGCTCCTGATGGGCGTACTCGCTGGACAGCAAGTCTGATTAATGAACGCTTAGTCAAACTCGAGATCCACATTGATGACGAGTCGGTACGTTTAGCCCTAAAAAAAGTAAGCTCAAGCCATGGCTCAAAAAGCAATGCCGGGCCGCCGGGCGGTGCATCGGGCAAGTAG
- a CDS encoding IS630 family transposase gives MENVLAVYNQLTPPGRARLCFDERPCQLLDEVIAARPIQPGKSAKEDNEYVRKGTCVVLLAYDTDTGQRYTQVRKQRTKADYAEFMHQIVTTYYADVEYIDLVQDNLNTHKYGSFYEHLPLAQARLLSRKLVFHYTPKHGSWLNAAEIEFSALARQCLNRRIGSLEELERQVSFWVSERNQRAVKVHWSFTPATAEDKLNRWYEQVNPANKVD, from the coding sequence ATGGAGAACGTTTTGGCCGTTTATAACCAGCTAACTCCACCAGGCCGAGCGCGGTTATGCTTTGATGAACGACCGTGTCAATTATTGGATGAGGTGATAGCAGCCCGACCCATTCAGCCGGGAAAATCCGCTAAAGAGGATAATGAGTATGTCAGAAAAGGAACGTGTGTGGTATTATTAGCTTATGATACGGACACAGGTCAACGCTACACTCAAGTGCGCAAGCAGCGCACAAAGGCCGATTATGCAGAGTTCATGCATCAGATAGTGACAACTTACTATGCTGATGTTGAATACATTGATTTGGTGCAGGACAATTTGAATACCCATAAATATGGTTCCTTTTATGAGCATTTACCGCTAGCCCAAGCCCGATTATTGAGTCGCAAATTGGTGTTTCATTATACCCCTAAGCATGGCTCTTGGCTGAACGCAGCGGAGATCGAATTTTCGGCATTGGCCCGCCAGTGCTTGAATCGGCGCATTGGCAGTCTGGAGGAATTGGAGCGGCAGGTCAGCTTTTGGGTCAGTGAGCGCAATCAACGTGCCGTTAAGGTGCATTGGAGTTTTACCCCAGCTACGGCTGAGGATAAACTCAATCGGTGGTATGAGCAAGTCAATCCAGCTAATAAGGTAGATTGA
- a CDS encoding transposase, with the protein MNQSQRPKWKYTDEFKADVLRLVANGEPIMAVARKMGISDSLIHAWRKANDNRSAEAGEKKTDQNLQQEVDSLRKQLRQSEMEREILKKAVAIFSRQT; encoded by the coding sequence ATGAACCAATCCCAACGCCCCAAATGGAAGTATACCGACGAGTTTAAGGCCGATGTATTGCGGCTAGTCGCCAATGGTGAACCTATTATGGCCGTTGCCCGTAAGATGGGGATTAGCGACAGTCTAATTCACGCCTGGCGGAAAGCCAATGACAATCGGTCCGCCGAAGCGGGGGAAAAGAAAACCGATCAAAATCTTCAACAAGAAGTCGATAGCCTACGTAAGCAACTGCGGCAATCGGAGATGGAGCGCGAGATCCTAAAAAAAGCTGTGGCTATTTTCAGCCGACAAACCTGA
- a CDS encoding IS3 family transposase → MQFEETNFPVRLLCKVLNVSKTAYYTYRNGTKFTPSESDLAMTIAIDKIFWENSRRYGSRRVLEVLKEQGVKAGRHRVRRLMQEQDWRAIQPRSFVPKTTNSNHGLTACPNRLIEFGKPTAPNQAWVGDITYLPLTDGHWAYLASWMDLFSRRIVGWWVDKHMKESLIVQAFDQALQQRQPKPGLIVHSDRGGQYFGHSFRQQLAKWRCLQSMAEADNPYQNAHAESFWGRLKAELLEDGCFISLEDARAELFNYIEGHRGAGIITSVGYTHR, encoded by the coding sequence ATTCAGTTTGAAGAAACCAATTTTCCAGTACGACTACTCTGTAAAGTACTGAATGTCAGCAAGACTGCCTATTACACATATCGTAATGGAACCAAGTTCACTCCGTCAGAAAGCGATCTAGCCATGACCATAGCAATCGACAAGATTTTCTGGGAAAACTCCCGACGCTATGGCAGCCGTCGCGTGCTGGAAGTTCTGAAAGAACAGGGCGTAAAGGCTGGTCGACATCGGGTACGTCGTTTGATGCAAGAGCAGGACTGGCGGGCCATTCAGCCCCGTAGTTTCGTACCCAAAACGACTAATTCTAATCATGGTTTAACGGCTTGCCCCAACCGCTTAATCGAGTTTGGCAAACCTACTGCACCGAATCAGGCGTGGGTTGGCGATATTACGTATCTGCCTTTGACTGATGGACATTGGGCTTATTTAGCCAGTTGGATGGATCTATTTTCTCGTCGGATCGTGGGTTGGTGGGTCGACAAGCACATGAAAGAAAGCCTGATTGTGCAGGCCTTTGATCAGGCCCTCCAGCAACGTCAACCGAAGCCGGGTTTGATCGTCCACTCGGACCGGGGTGGTCAGTATTTCGGTCATTCTTTTCGGCAGCAGCTGGCTAAATGGCGGTGTCTACAAAGCATGGCGGAAGCTGATAATCCCTACCAAAATGCTCATGCCGAGTCGTTCTGGGGCCGCTTAAAAGCCGAGTTGCTGGAAGATGGATGTTTTATCAGCTTAGAAGATGCCCGTGCTGAGTTGTTTAATTATATTGAAGGCCACCGTGGCGCGGGTATTATAACGTCCGTAGGCTACACTCATCGTTAG
- a CDS encoding FG-GAP repeat protein, translating into MMRTLYLLLAFLLPATLWAQFGISGTPNSSAVLDLSSPNNDKAFYPPRLSTAQRLAIVAPQVGALVYDLDKNTLYLYDGQNWLPLLVTGPNSLPPTSRTASDGAANDRFGYSVSISGDYAIVGAYQKTIGSNAAQGAVYVFMRSGSSWTQQQQLVASDGATNDYFGFSVAISGDYAIVGAQNKTIGSNSGQGVAYVFTRSGSSWTQQQRLVASDGAFNDYFGFSVAISGDYAIVGAQNKTIGSTPTQGAAYVFMRSGSSWTQQQRLVASDGAIYDLFGYSVAISGDYAIVGAYQKAIGGKSAQGAAYVFMRSGSSWTQQQRLVASDGVDFDYFGVSVSISGDYAIVGGQNKTYVFMRSGSSWTQQQRLVASDGAAADRFGYSVSISGDYAIVGAYQKTIDGKSAQGAAYVFMRSGSSWTQQQKVTDSSPANTYNGYSVGLSNGTFIIGGYGYQSGQGKVSFGTVN; encoded by the coding sequence ATGATGCGTACCCTTTACCTTTTATTGGCTTTCCTGCTCCCAGCTACCTTGTGGGCTCAGTTTGGCATTAGCGGCACCCCTAATTCCTCGGCGGTACTGGATCTCAGCAGCCCCAATAACGATAAAGCCTTTTACCCCCCTCGCCTGAGCACGGCCCAGCGGTTGGCCATCGTTGCTCCCCAAGTGGGCGCTTTGGTCTATGACCTGGATAAAAACACGCTGTATCTCTATGATGGTCAGAACTGGTTGCCCTTACTGGTTACCGGCCCCAACTCCTTACCCCCTACCAGCCGGACAGCCAGTGACGGGGCGGCTAATGACCGCTTCGGCTATAGCGTGTCCATCTCGGGGGATTATGCCATCGTGGGGGCGTATCAAAAAACCATTGGCAGTAACGCGGCTCAGGGGGCGGTCTATGTGTTTATGCGCTCGGGCAGTAGCTGGACCCAACAGCAGCAGCTAGTAGCCAGCGATGGGGCGACTAATGACTACTTCGGCTTTAGCGTAGCCATCTCAGGGGATTATGCCATCGTGGGGGCGCAGAACAAAACCATTGGCAGTAACTCGGGTCAGGGGGTGGCCTATGTGTTTACGCGCTCGGGCAGTAGCTGGACCCAGCAGCAGCGGCTGGTGGCCAGCGATGGAGCGTTTAATGACTACTTCGGCTTTAGTGTGGCCATCTCAGGGGATTATGCCATCGTGGGGGCGCAGAACAAAACCATTGGCAGTACCCCGACTCAGGGGGCGGCCTATGTGTTTATGCGCTCGGGCAGTAGCTGGACCCAGCAGCAGCGGCTGGTGGCCAGCGATGGGGCGATTTATGACCTCTTCGGTTATAGCGTGGCCATCTCAGGGGATTATGCCATCGTGGGGGCGTATCAAAAAGCCATTGGTGGTAAATCGGCTCAGGGGGCGGCCTATGTGTTTATGCGCTCGGGCAGTAGCTGGACCCAGCAGCAGCGGCTGGTGGCCAGCGATGGAGTGGATTTTGACTACTTCGGCGTTAGTGTGTCCATCTCGGGGGATTATGCCATCGTGGGGGGGCAGAACAAAACCTATGTGTTTATGCGCTCGGGCAGTAGCTGGACCCAGCAGCAGCGGCTGGTGGCCAGCGATGGGGCGGCTGCTGACCGCTTCGGCTATAGTGTGTCCATCTCAGGGGATTATGCCATCGTGGGGGCGTATCAAAAAACCATTGATGGTAAATCGGCTCAGGGGGCGGCCTATGTGTTTATGCGCTCGGGCAGTAGCTGGACCCAACAGCAGAAGGTTACCGACAGCAGCCCAGCTAATACCTATAATGGCTATTCGGTTGGTCTGTCTAACGGGACGTTTATTATTGGGGGGTATGGGTATCAGAGCGGACAAGGTAAGGTTAGTTTTGGCACGGTCAACTGA
- a CDS encoding SDR family NAD(P)-dependent oxidoreductase produces MKFANKNIVIAGGSQGIGLATAKAFIKEGATVWITGRNANKLQEAAEQINSPNLKTVVSDTSSLEGIAVLEKAVAESEKKLDVLLLNAATAVVAPIEYITEADYDAQFNTNVKGPLFTLQKLLPHLADGSSVTFTSSGVASAAFAGNSVYSATKAALNKIADIAVNELAERKIRVNIVSPGPIKTPGLDSVAPEETQAYLASKNALQRLGTAEEVASTVLFLASEAASYINGADIAVDGGSLQYMLK; encoded by the coding sequence ATGAAATTCGCAAATAAAAACATAGTTATAGCCGGCGGAAGCCAGGGAATTGGCTTGGCAACGGCCAAAGCATTTATCAAAGAAGGGGCCACGGTATGGATTACGGGCAGAAACGCAAACAAATTGCAAGAAGCGGCTGAGCAGATCAACAGTCCAAATTTAAAAACTGTCGTATCGGACACCTCAAGCCTAGAAGGCATTGCCGTGCTGGAAAAGGCGGTTGCGGAAAGCGAAAAAAAATTGGATGTTCTGCTGCTGAATGCGGCTACAGCCGTAGTGGCACCGATCGAATACATCACGGAAGCGGATTACGATGCCCAGTTCAATACGAACGTGAAAGGACCCCTGTTTACGCTTCAAAAGTTGCTGCCCCACCTAGCGGATGGCTCGTCGGTGACGTTCACCTCATCGGGTGTCGCTTCAGCCGCCTTCGCCGGCAACAGTGTGTACTCGGCTACGAAAGCTGCCCTCAATAAAATCGCCGACATTGCGGTCAATGAGTTGGCAGAGCGAAAGATTCGGGTGAATATTGTTAGCCCGGGGCCTATAAAAACCCCTGGTCTGGACTCGGTAGCTCCTGAGGAAACTCAAGCCTACCTAGCCTCGAAGAATGCCCTTCAGCGCTTAGGTACGGCAGAAGAAGTTGCCAGCACGGTGCTGTTTCTGGCATCCGAAGCGGCCAGTTACATCAATGGAGCCGATATCGCCGTTGATGGAGGCTCCTTGCAGTATATGCTAAAGTGA
- a CDS encoding winged helix-turn-helix transcriptional regulator, with translation MMEAKCHKRDLMAIHDAMDILNGKWKISILSTLCYYEERRFSEILNDLTGISNKQLSKELKELELNKLVKRTVLDTQPVTVHYTLTEYGWSLQGLINYLADWGKKHREVIFSAV, from the coding sequence ATGATGGAAGCAAAATGCCACAAACGGGATCTGATGGCTATCCATGACGCCATGGATATCTTGAATGGGAAATGGAAAATCTCCATTCTCTCCACCTTGTGCTATTACGAAGAGAGACGGTTTTCTGAAATCCTAAATGACCTTACTGGAATTTCGAATAAACAACTAAGCAAGGAATTGAAGGAACTGGAGCTGAATAAGCTCGTTAAACGGACCGTGTTAGACACCCAGCCTGTGACGGTTCACTATACCCTAACCGAATACGGCTGGTCGTTACAGGGCCTGATTAATTACCTGGCCGATTGGGGAAAAAAACACCGTGAGGTCATTTTCAGCGCGGTGTAA
- a CDS encoding SDR family oxidoreductase yields the protein MPTIFITGASAGLGKATANLFAARGWQVIATMRHPEEETELTQLPGVHLLPLDVTDPVAIESTVQRALSLSAVDVVFNNAGYGLIGALEALSDEQITQLVNTNLLGVIRVTKAFLPHLRQKRSGCIINTTSIGGLIAFPLYSIYHATKWAVEGWSESMSFELAQHNIQIKTVSPGGIATDFTGRSLVVADHEAYRFLLQKLLSGQANVQFSSPEAIAEVIYQAATDQTDQLRYPAGADAIATYAHRLSVGPEIFRQEVASRFASDQEASLGTLSAGKNNGS from the coding sequence ATGCCTACTATTTTTATAACCGGTGCTTCAGCAGGCTTGGGTAAAGCTACCGCCAACTTGTTTGCCGCCCGGGGCTGGCAGGTTATAGCAACCATGCGTCATCCCGAAGAGGAAACCGAGCTGACACAACTGCCCGGTGTTCACCTGCTGCCCCTCGACGTAACCGATCCGGTAGCCATTGAATCGACTGTGCAACGCGCGCTTAGCTTGTCTGCAGTCGATGTCGTGTTCAACAATGCAGGTTATGGCCTCATCGGCGCCCTGGAAGCACTCTCCGACGAACAGATAACTCAGTTGGTTAATACTAATCTGCTGGGCGTAATCCGGGTTACCAAAGCCTTTCTGCCGCACTTGCGGCAGAAAAGATCCGGCTGTATCATTAACACCACCTCCATTGGTGGTCTGATTGCGTTCCCACTCTACTCGATTTACCACGCCACCAAGTGGGCCGTTGAAGGCTGGAGCGAGAGTATGTCCTTTGAATTGGCACAGCATAACATCCAGATTAAAACGGTTTCACCCGGCGGCATAGCCACCGATTTCACCGGCCGCTCGCTGGTGGTGGCCGACCATGAGGCTTATCGCTTTCTCTTGCAAAAGCTATTAAGTGGCCAGGCTAATGTGCAGTTCTCCTCTCCCGAAGCGATTGCTGAAGTAATCTACCAGGCTGCCACGGATCAGACGGACCAACTCCGTTACCCAGCTGGAGCTGACGCGATAGCTACTTACGCGCACCGGCTAAGCGTTGGCCCTGAAATCTTTCGGCAGGAGGTGGCCAGCCGCTTTGCTTCGGATCAGGAAGCTAGTTTAGGCACGCTGAGTGCGGGTAAAAACAACGGTAGTTAG
- a CDS encoding Crp/Fnr family transcriptional regulator: protein MYDILFSYIQQFNSAPITADEKERYRAAFSPFKLRRKQYFLQEGNRCYSFAFIIKGAMRQFTIDEKGAEHSVRPGIENWWMGDRESYVMNTPSVYNIDA, encoded by the coding sequence ATGTATGATATCCTTTTTTCCTACATTCAACAGTTCAATTCCGCACCGATTACAGCGGACGAGAAAGAGCGGTACAGAGCCGCTTTTTCGCCATTCAAACTAAGAAGAAAGCAATATTTTCTTCAGGAAGGCAATCGGTGTTACTCCTTCGCATTTATCATCAAAGGGGCCATGAGGCAGTTTACCATTGACGAGAAAGGTGCCGAACATAGCGTCCGCCCTGGCATCGAGAACTGGTGGATGGGCGACCGGGAAAGCTATGTAATGAACACGCCGAGCGTTTATAATATAGATGCCTAG
- a CDS encoding cyclic nucleotide-binding domain-containing protein, whose product MLLLSRQNALDLSTIPGFSHMLHQLDKKNNMANQRRITAAIGASAEKRYREFAACYPELLGRFPQHIIASYVGFTKDTLSRLKNKHVKY is encoded by the coding sequence ATGCTCCTGCTCAGCAGGCAGAATGCACTTGACCTGTCGACAATACCAGGCTTCAGCCATATGTTGCATCAACTCGACAAAAAGAACAACATGGCCAACCAGCGCAGGATCACCGCGGCAATCGGTGCCTCGGCAGAGAAACGCTATAGGGAGTTCGCAGCCTGTTATCCAGAACTACTGGGACGTTTCCCTCAACATATCATTGCTTCCTATGTTGGCTTTACTAAGGACACGTTGAGCCGCCTAAAAAACAAGCACGTTAAGTACTAA
- a CDS encoding sulfatase family protein, whose product MIHRLNVRFFGSLLLVLSGFPMLAQSQKAPNIIVILADDLGYGDLGCYGHPTISTPNLDRMAVEGMRFTEFYSGAAVCTPSRAALLTGRLPARTGVYGKGDVFRQNSASGLPLSEVTVAEMLKEKGYATGLVGKWHLGHLREFLPTRQGFDYWFGTPYSNDMGKVFTTSKAGVYGIPPGPRANAPALPLYKNETIIEEEPDQHFLTKRYTDEVIQFIKRSKDKPFLMYYASNFPHTPLYASPDFEGKSPRGLYGDVVAELDWSVGQILKTLKELKLDQNTLVFFTSDNGPWLVQKDHGGSAGLLFEGKNSTYEGGMRVPGIAWWPGKIKANVTSTALMSNMDLLPTIAAVAKASLPKDRILDGIDQSGVLFGQQEKAREMLPYYLNEQVFAIRKGSWKAHFLTHASYSPAAPDVHATPLLYNIDNDPSEKYDLAKDYPDIVADLTKEYEKQKTSFTLPPSEIEKVLPSPQKQN is encoded by the coding sequence GTGTTATGGTCACCCAACTATTTCGACGCCCAATCTGGACCGAATGGCCGTCGAAGGCATGCGCTTCACAGAGTTTTACTCCGGAGCCGCCGTTTGTACACCCAGCCGGGCAGCCCTGCTCACCGGTCGGCTTCCGGCTCGCACGGGTGTGTACGGTAAAGGGGATGTATTCCGGCAGAATTCGGCCAGTGGATTGCCTCTGAGCGAAGTAACCGTCGCCGAGATGCTAAAGGAGAAAGGCTATGCAACCGGATTGGTTGGTAAGTGGCACCTTGGCCATTTGCGGGAGTTTTTACCGACCCGGCAGGGCTTCGATTACTGGTTTGGTACGCCCTATTCCAATGACATGGGGAAAGTCTTTACGACAAGTAAAGCGGGCGTTTATGGCATACCGCCCGGTCCTCGTGCAAACGCTCCGGCTTTGCCCCTGTACAAAAATGAAACCATCATTGAAGAAGAGCCGGATCAGCATTTTCTGACTAAACGCTATACCGATGAGGTCATTCAATTCATCAAACGGAGCAAAGACAAACCGTTCCTGATGTATTACGCCAGTAACTTTCCCCATACGCCCCTGTATGCCTCGCCCGATTTCGAAGGGAAAAGCCCTCGGGGTTTGTATGGTGATGTTGTTGCGGAATTAGACTGGAGTGTGGGGCAAATACTGAAGACACTGAAGGAACTTAAACTGGATCAGAACACGCTTGTTTTTTTCACCAGTGACAATGGTCCCTGGCTTGTGCAAAAGGATCACGGTGGCTCGGCAGGGCTTCTCTTTGAAGGTAAAAATTCCACCTACGAAGGCGGAATGCGCGTTCCGGGTATTGCCTGGTGGCCAGGCAAAATTAAAGCAAACGTGACCAGTACAGCCCTTATGAGCAATATGGACCTGCTTCCTACGATTGCTGCGGTGGCAAAAGCAAGTTTGCCCAAAGATCGGATACTGGATGGAATTGACCAGTCCGGTGTGCTATTTGGTCAACAAGAAAAGGCTCGGGAAATGCTGCCGTATTACCTGAATGAGCAGGTTTTTGCGATCCGTAAAGGCTCCTGGAAAGCCCATTTCCTGACCCACGCATCCTATTCACCAGCAGCCCCAGACGTACACGCGACTCCGTTACTCTACAATATTGATAATGACCCCAGTGAAAAATACGACCTGGCCAAAGACTATCCCGACATTGTGGCGGATTTGACCAAAGAATACGAAAAGCAGAAAACTTCCTTTACCCTTCCGCCTTCAGAAATTGAGAAGGTTCTTCCCAGTCCGCAAAAGCAGAATTAA